The genomic window GTGACTCCTGCCAGCGCGGCTTCTTCAACTCGCACTGGAGCTGCCCCAGATGTGGCTTCCAGCTGTGCCCCGAGTGCCACCGCAGCGGGCGGGGGGCTGATGGACACGGTATGGCCACAGAAGGGGGGCTGCAAAGGGGGGTGTCAGCTCAGCGGCGATGAACACCCCGTTTCTGATGCAGAGGGTCCAGCACGACCGCCTGAGTGCATCCCTGGGCAAGCCCACCCCATCGCACCCCTCATCCTCACACAGTTCATTCCCACTCATGGTGAGTGTGGCCCCCACCCCAGGACCCCCCCTCAGCCCATTGCCCAGCTCTGACCCCCCTGTGCTCCCATCCCCAGCCCTGACCCggctctggaagctgctgcaCAAGGTCCGAGCCCAGTTCAGCATCGAGTCGCGTTGTCCCTGCGGGGAGGGGGCTGCcgagcagagcccagcagagccccCCCCGGCAAGCAGGCAGGTAGGAGGGGGCTCTGGGTgtagagggggaaaagggggtgCAAATGCACCCCTACAACAGGGTGCATGGGGGGGATTCTGCATGGTGccagggaggggatgggggaCGATGCCTGCATGGACCGGGCTGTTTCAGGAGCTGGTGGGAGCCACGGTGCCGACCCCCCCACCCAGCGATGGCCACACCGACACCTCCCGACCCATCAAGGAAGGTAGGGCCGGCTGTGCCCCCCCCGCCTGGCGACAGTCCTGCCACGGGGGGGGCGCGGGTGCTCCATTGCATCCCAGCAGGGAGCTGGTTGGGGGTGAGCACTGGAGGGGATGTGGGCAGCCCTGACCCCTTTTACCCCCCTAACCAGAGACCACGGACGGGGGGGCCCGGTCGCCAGGGCAGGGACCCCCCCGCGGGCCCGTGCCCCCCGGCACCCTCTGCGATCTCCTGGCCTCGACCGCTGTCAAGCTGTGCCTGGGGCAGGACGGGGTGCGAATGGCGTTTGCCCCCGTCTCACCCGCTTTGCCCAGCGTGAGTCCTGGTACCCCAACCCCGTGCTGCACCCCCAGCCCTCCACAAGGCTTTGGGGGGGGTCAGAATGGGCTGAGGGGGGACCCACTTGGAATCCTTCCCACCCCAGGACAACCACTTGACCAGCATCCTGGACAGCATCATCGCTCGCGTGGTGGAGAGGAAGATccagcagaggcaggcagggggcGAGACGAGCCCCCCAAGTCCTTCCAACCCCCCCAGCCCACCTAGTCCCCCCGTTTCCCACTGCATCCTGGCTCCCAGtgggctgctctggctgcaggacCCTGGCCACGCCGCCAACTACGAGCTCTTCCAGGAGCACTGGCGGCAGGGCGAGGTGAGCCCCCTGCTCCCTAGGGATGTGTGGGGGCACCATgggtccccccagccccatcccggCCCTCctgaaccccccccccccgctgccccggcagcctgtcctggtttcagggCTGCAGAAGAGGCTGGAGGAGCGGCTGTGGGGGCCGGAATCCTTCCGCTCCTGCgggatggagcaggagctggaggtggtgaACCTGCGGGCACCGGCCTCCCGCGTCCGTGTGAGCAGCCGGGAATTCTGGGATGGCTTCACCGCCAGCGCAGGTAAGTGGGGGATGACTCTGTGGGGTCTCAagtgttatcccagaggtggGGAGGCAGCCCCCCCTCCCTGCGATGTGCCTGGCATCGCGactcctgcatccctgtgtgatgctctgctccctgcccgcAGCATCCCCGGAGATGGACCAGGGCAGCAGGGACTTGCTGAAGCTGGAAAATGGCTTtggggacatggagctgtgTCGGTAGGTGATGGCAGAGGTTTCACCAGCATGGGTGCCCCTTCTCCTTGCCACTTGGGTACCGACCCCTGCAGCAGCGTGATGCATCCCGGTGTGGgatgcagaggcagagctgcagcagcatggtgGCTCTCCCAGTGCTGATACCCTTTACCTTGGCATCGAGCACCATTCCTGTGTCACAGGGCCACCAACCTGAGCACCAGTTTGCCACTGCCCGAGTACTGCAGGTCCAGCGGCCGCCTCAACCTGGGCACGTACCTGCAGGGACACTGGGTCCAGCGCTGGCTGTGCCCGCGTGTCTGCGCAGCTTATGGTGAGTGCGGGGGGCCTGGGGGTGAgttggggaccccccccacccGTGCCAATGATGGGTGGTCACATTCCAGGTGTGATGCCACAAGACCGGACCATTGGGACCAAAACCCTGACGGTGGAGGCGACCGACTCCATCAGCATCCTGGTGCACACTGCGGCCGAGCGGCCGGCAGCACGGCAGGGTAAGGCGGGAGCACTGAGGGGGGTCCCCCCATCCTGGTCCTACACCTGAGCACCCCCTTTCCCGCAGCCATGCTCCTGCAAGCCGAAGGTGTGGATGCCGCCCTGAGGGAGCGGCTCTGGGATGCCGGCAGCCGCCCCGGTGCCTTGTGGCACATCTTCCGTGCCGAGGACGCCGGCCGCATCCAGGGTTTCTTGCAGAAGGTGTGTGCGGCACCCCGCGGCGCACCCCCGGTGCCCCCGGCTCCTCTCACCACATGTCCCCTACAGGCATGTGAGGACCAAGGGCAGGACGGGGCGGCCACGGAGGAGCAGCCTGGTCCCTACCTGGACCTCTCGCTGCGGACGCGGCTGCGCCAGGAGTGCGGGGTGAGCGGCTGGACCCTCCTCCAGTGCCTGGGGGATGCGGTGCTGGTCCCTGCGGGGGCTCCACACCAGGTAGGCAGCTCTGACACCCCCAAAATGGTGTCAATGGTGGGGGGCAGCTTTGCCAAAGCCTCttagggaaactgaggcagggctGAACCCCGGTTGCTGATGCCAATGTGCCCCGGGCAGGTTCAGACCCTCACCAGCACCATCAGTGTGGAGCAGCGGTTCCTCTCGCCGGAGCACGCCGCACACCTCCGGGACCACAGCACGGACCCCACCGGGACCACGCGCCAGCTCCGTGCCCGGGTGGGTGGGTGATGGTGTGGGGCTGCGGAGGGGGGGTCCTGGTGTGGGGGGAAGCGATGCTGACCCCCCTCTTTGCACCCTTGCAGCTCGACAGCATGATCTTCTCCGCTGTGCGGGAGGCTGTGGGAGTGCTGCGGGGATGCAAgtgaggaggatgaggatgaggatgctCGGACATGGCcgggatgctgcagggagatgGGAATGGGCACCTCTTACTTGGTGCTTTGCCCTGGGAAGCTCAGGAGCAGGGAATAAAGTGCAGCGAGCCGGGACCACCGGCACCACCAGCACCCGCGTTAGTGTCTCCTGTGCAGCATCGGTCCCTCCACCCCCATCCGCGGTAGCCCAGGGATGGGGGGCCAGAGCCGGGGGCACTGGTGAGATGAGTTTGGTGCAGGCTCTGCGCTGGCAGCCTCacacagaactggaaaacaTCCGGATCCCGCAGCACAGAGGCTCAGGCCCGGGGGtgcagctccctcctgccctgctgcgGGCGGGAAACCGGCCCAAAGGGCCTTCCCGGGGCCGGGAACAGCCCGTCCATGGAGCGCGGTGCTCCCAGCGCTGGGCGCGCAGCGGGAGATGGGCCAGGGCCGTGCACCGGTGACAACAGTTACCACTGTGCGGGGGGCACCGCGCGATGGGCACAATGCAGCCAGCACCGCGCAAGGGGCACCGCGCAACGGCACCGCGCAGGTATCCCCGCGCAGGTACCCCCGGTCAATGGGCACCGCGCGGGGTTCGCCGCAGCCCCCCGCACAccgcgccccgcgccccgcccaCGCCCCGCCCCTTCCCGGCCCCTTTAAGGCCAAGCTCCGTCCCGCGGCAGCGCGAGAAGTGGCGCCACAACCAACCAATCGGAAGCGAGCTGGCGTCGCGGAGTGACCAATAAGCGGCGAGCGGGATGGGCGGGGCTGGTGACGCGGTGAGTGCCCCGGTGCATGCGCGGGAACGGGGGAAAGCGGGGGGGCTGCGGCGCGCGGGCcaccttcccccccctccccccccattgcacccccTAAACCCGCCCCATTGCACCCCTAAACCTGCCCCACTGTACCGCCCCATTACACCTGAACCTGCCCCATTGCACCTGAACCTGCCCCATTGCACCTTGAACCTCCTAAACCCTTCCCTTCTGCATCCTGCACTCCAAATCCTTCCTCTATTGCACCCCGCAGCCCAGGTCCTTCCCTAttgcccctgcagcaccccaaatCCTGCCCCATTGCACCCTGAACCCCCAGACCCTGCCCCATTGCACCCTGAACCCCGCAGACCCTGCCCCACTGCACCCCGAACCCCCCAGACCCTGCCCCATTACACCCTGAACCCCCCAGACCCTGCCCCATTGCACCGCACACTCCAAACCCTTCCCTTACTGCACCCCGCAGACCCTGTCCCTGGCACGTCCCCCCTTTGAGCCCATCTCCCATCGCCCCCCATCACCCTGCAGCCCACCTCGCCCCCCTGCACCCCGCAGCCCCCCCTGCGCACCCCATCCTTCCCCTACAGCCCCCTGCAGTCCAGCACGCCCTGGCCCCCGCAGCCCTGGCCCAgtccccccagctcccccccgGGCATCCCGCAGTCCAGCCGCCCCGTGCCCCCCAGCATCCCGCAGTCCAGCCGCCCTGTGCCCCCCAGCATCCCGCAGTCGGGCCGCCCCTTGTCCCCGTCCTTCCTGCAGTCCAGCCAGCCCTTCACGTACTTCAGGTTCCCGGCCACGCCGCAGTCCAGCCAGCCCGTCCCGTACCGCAGCGCTCCTGCCATCCCCAGGTCCAGCCAGCTCTTCCCCTACAGCCCGCTGTACCCGCTCCAGTCCAGCCAGCCCTTCCCGTCCCGCGCCCCCCCATGCCTTCCCCAGTCCAGCAAGCCCTGCCAGTACCGCAGCCCCCCCCGCCTCCTCCCCAGGTACAGCGACCCCTTCCCGTACTATTTCCCCCCGTACACCCCGTGCTGCGCCCCGCTGGGGGTCCCCCAGTCCAGCAGGCCTTTTCCCTACTGCCCCCTTCCCCACATCGCCAAAGCCACTGAGCCCTTCCCCTGCTCCGTgaccccccagcccagcagacACTTCCCCTCTTACACCCCCCTCCACGTCCCCCAGTCCAGCaagcccttccccagcagcaccctgcaaCTGGGGGACCCCTTCTTGCATTACACCTCCCCGTGCCCCCCGCAGTCACCGGACCCCCTCCCTCACCATCCCCTCCAGCGCCGGGGCTCCCCGCCCCCTCGCTTGCACGTTTGGGGGGTgccctccccaccccagcaccctgctaCCCCCTAAGTGGGGGTCCTGTGCTCCCCACCTGCCCAGCCGGCCCGCGGGACCCCCGCGCCCATGGGGGAGGCTCCGGTGGCGGAGCTGGATGCGGTGCTGGATGGCGGCGGGTGGGAGGTGGGGGGCAGCTTCGAGGGTCCCCCCCAGCCCACCAGCCCAATCCGCCTGGGGAGAAACGTCTGCTACGTCGTCCTGGCCGTGCTCTTCGATGAAGAGGTGAggtgccccccccccgcgggacccccccccaccatgggTGCTGGAGCCCACTGacccatctccatccctgcaggaccgggtgctgctggtgcaggaggcCAAGCCCGAGTGCCGTGGGAAGTGGTACCTGCCCGCGGGCAGGATGGAGCCCGGCGAGAGCATCGTGGCTGCCATGAGGAGGGAGGTGAAGGAGGAGACGGGGCTGGAGTGTGACCCCCTCAcgctgctggtgctggaggagcGGGGCCCGGCCTGGATCCGCTTCGCCTTCCTCGCACGCCCCACTGGTGCGTGATGGTGCCTCTGGTGCTcggggatggggggggaaggATGTGGCTCAtctgccagccctgtgctggggcacTGGGATCCCCCGGCCGGCTGTGTGCTGGGCATCAGCATCCCCTGACAGCCCCATGATGGGCATCGGCATCCCCTGCCAGCGTAGCGCCAGGGCATCGCTGTCCCTTGCCAGCACCATCACCAGGACAGGCACACAACAGAAAGCCCCGTGCTGGGGTCTCAGTGTCCCCCACCGTCCCCATGATGAGGTCTAGCTCTGCCCACCACCCTATACCCAGGCTCTGAGACCCCCACAGCCCAGTGCTGGGGTCCTGCTGTCCCCTGGCACCACCAGGACATCGCTGTCTCTCTGCCCGCAGGCGGGACCCTGAAGACCCTGGCGGAGGCTGACTCCGAGTCGCTACAAGCCGCGTGGTGGGCTGGGGACCCCCGCGCCCTGCCGCTGCGCGCCCCCGACATCCTGCCCCTGCTGGACCTCGCCGCGCGCTACCACCGCAGCCCCCCGCACCCCCCGACGCTGCCGCAGGAGCTGCCCTGCGCCCTGCTCTGCCTGCGGCTGCTCATCGCCTTCACCGGCACCGCCGGGGacctctgggtgctgctgggcaccGCCGGGACCCCGCGCTTGCCCGTGGTGGCCTGTGGCACGTCCCCGTCCGAGCTGCGCAGGGGGCTGCGCCTGCCCGTGCTGCGGCTGCTGCGGGGCTGCCTGAGCCCAGAGCCCCCTCCGGGCCCaatggggctgctggggctgcagcaccgTGCTGGAGGCGCTGGGGGGGCCGATGGCATCTGCTTCAACGTGCTGCTGAGCCTCGCGCCGGGCAGCCCGCGCGCTGAGCCCCCCGAGCTGTGCAGCCCCGTGTTCCGGTGGTGGCACGTGGAGGAGCAGAGCTTGAGGGGTCGCATCCTGCAGCGGCTCCACACCACGGTGCCCGTGCACAGCTGAGCCCGGGAATGAGGGTCCTGACTGCAGAGAAGCCCCAGGGGGATGGTTTGGGGCAGGACGTGGTGCTGTGTCCTGGGCTTGGGG from Strigops habroptila isolate Jane chromosome 21, bStrHab1.2.pri, whole genome shotgun sequence includes these protein-coding regions:
- the HR gene encoding lysine-specific demethylase hairless is translated as MSDGRFAGVEWCLGSYTPAWGQPLYLGIPPRGKEAPAPFDGCSSSGNKELYLKKEPSFHPPAKDQALPQLLGKGQAGQDGDRDGDTVVPGAPWRGARAPHACTPPPSTSHPLFLLHPSVVGNRGGPWVGAQPHTTNFRMDPGPGRPSEPKDLVYQSLQPGPGEFNPSPPLAEGHHPLVHAKPEHPPACLCTTQGCDGGTGMGYGVLGPFEPPLAMPPPSNHTKLKKTWLTRHSEQSLPHSKSPHGDGASEPPAEGKRSAKRPHGTTDGARGAADAAGAAKRGTKATKPVAAACHGDGTESGAGPEERRMQLGEAGPREPWWLQSEPCTALPQSIPRCCACTGRALRGPGREQREEEPPESSCRLLRFRRFALGAGGELSPDGFCTLGEAEGELLEAASPERGIRSTGSSLCLAKYLLGVLGDPFCEAVRRDRDVWAGAPEGKRGPGFGVTPGAGGLRPVFPIGVTAWRRGAGAPQLCDSCQRGFFNSHWSCPRCGFQLCPECHRSGRGADGHEGPARPPECIPGQAHPIAPLILTQFIPTHALTRLWKLLHKVRAQFSIESRCPCGEGAAEQSPAEPPPASRQELVGATVPTPPPSDGHTDTSRPIKEETTDGGARSPGQGPPRGPVPPGTLCDLLASTAVKLCLGQDGVRMAFAPVSPALPSDNHLTSILDSIIARVVERKIQQRQAGGETSPPSPSNPPSPPSPPVSHCILAPSGLLWLQDPGHAANYELFQEHWRQGEPVLVSGLQKRLEERLWGPESFRSCGMEQELEVVNLRAPASRVRVSSREFWDGFTASAASPEMDQGSRDLLKLENGFGDMELCRATNLSTSLPLPEYCRSSGRLNLGTYLQGHWVQRWLCPRVCAAYGVMPQDRTIGTKTLTVEATDSISILVHTAAERPAARQAMLLQAEGVDAALRERLWDAGSRPGALWHIFRAEDAGRIQGFLQKACEDQGQDGAATEEQPGPYLDLSLRTRLRQECGVSGWTLLQCLGDAVLVPAGAPHQVQTLTSTISVEQRFLSPEHAAHLRDHSTDPTGTTRQLRARLDSMIFSAVREAVGVLRGCK
- the NUDT18 gene encoding 8-oxo-dGDP phosphatase NUDT18 isoform X1, coding for MGGAGDAPARGTPAPMGEAPVAELDAVLDGGGWEVGGSFEGPPQPTSPIRLGRNVCYVVLAVLFDEEDRVLLVQEAKPECRGKWYLPAGRMEPGESIVAAMRREVKEETGLECDPLTLLVLEERGPAWIRFAFLARPTGGTLKTLAEADSESLQAAWWAGDPRALPLRAPDILPLLDLAARYHRSPPHPPTLPQELPCALLCLRLLIAFTGTAGDLWVLLGTAGTPRLPVVACGTSPSELRRGLRLPVLRLLRGCLSPEPPPGPMGLLGLQHRAGGAGGADGICFNVLLSLAPGSPRAEPPELCSPVFRWWHVEEQSLRGRILQRLHTTVPVHS
- the NUDT18 gene encoding 8-oxo-dGDP phosphatase NUDT18 isoform X2 codes for the protein MGEAPVAELDAVLDGGGWEVGGSFEGPPQPTSPIRLGRNVCYVVLAVLFDEEDRVLLVQEAKPECRGKWYLPAGRMEPGESIVAAMRREVKEETGLECDPLTLLVLEERGPAWIRFAFLARPTGGTLKTLAEADSESLQAAWWAGDPRALPLRAPDILPLLDLAARYHRSPPHPPTLPQELPCALLCLRLLIAFTGTAGDLWVLLGTAGTPRLPVVACGTSPSELRRGLRLPVLRLLRGCLSPEPPPGPMGLLGLQHRAGGAGGADGICFNVLLSLAPGSPRAEPPELCSPVFRWWHVEEQSLRGRILQRLHTTVPVHS